A stretch of the Conger conger chromosome 3, fConCon1.1, whole genome shotgun sequence genome encodes the following:
- the mmadhcb gene encoding metabolism of cobalamin associated Db — MAGVLCGRVRLVSYLPGLHVLVSRVAGVRSFSAAGSSGSDEPHLASAPFDMGPRTVWPDENMGPFGPQDQRFQLPGNVGFDCHLQGTAEQKKVPVHRTVPDVLSAPSSSERHEFVMAQFINEFQGKEAPPVTQKVGKAEQYFDTSNVECAIQSCPELLKKDFESMFPEAPSNAMTVVTVTQKTQNDMTAWCEAVDEEREQLLDRFVTGAKEICYALRSAGFWADFIDPGSGLAFFGSYTNNTLFETDERYRHLGFRIEDLGCCKVIQHALWGTHVFVGTLFTNAPPNSLVMKKLQGN, encoded by the exons ATGGCCGGT GTGCTCTGTGGCAGAGTCAGACTAGTATCGTACCTGCCAGGCCTCCACGTTCTTGTGAGCAGGGTCGCGGGTGTCAGATCCTTCTCTGCTGCAGGGTCCTCTGGCTCCGATGAACCTCACCTGGCGTCGGCACCCTTCGATATGG GGCCCAGAACCGTGTGGCCAGATGAGAATATGGGCCCATTCGGACCTCAGGACCAGCGTTTCCAGTTGCCAGGCAACGTGGGTTTCGACTGCCACCTACAGGGTACTGCTGAGCAGAAGAAAGTTCCAGTTCATAGGACTGTTCCAGATGTACTGTCTGCCCCCTCCAGCAGCGAGAGGCATGAGTTTGTGATGGCACAGTTCATCAACGAGTTTCAG GGAAAAGAAGCTCCTCCTGTAACTCAGAAAGTCGGCAAAGCGGAACAGTACTTCGACACCTCTAATGTGGAATGTGCCATACAGTCTTGCCCAGAGCTGCTAAAGAAAG ATTTTGAGTCGATGTTCCCAGAGGCTCCATCCAATGCCATGACCGTCGTCACGGTGACCCAGAAAACCCAAAATGACATGACGGCATGGTGCGAAGCCGTGGACGAGGAGAGGGAGCAGCTGCTGGATAGG TTTGTTACGGGTGCTAAGGAGATTTGCTACGCGCTCCGGTCAGCGGGATTCTGGGCCGATTTTATAGACCCCGGCTCTGGATTGGCG TTCTTTGGCTCCTACACTAACAACACACTTTTTGAGACGGATGAGCGGTACCGGCATCTAGGCTTCCGTATAGAAGACCTGGGCTGCTGCAAAGTCATCCAGCATGCACTTTGGGGCACGCATGTGTTTGTGGGGACACTTTTCACCAACGCACCTCCCAACAGCCTTGTGATGAAGAAACTGCAAGGGAACTGA